The Zerene cesonia ecotype Mississippi chromosome 11, Zerene_cesonia_1.1, whole genome shotgun sequence sequence TTATGAGAACATATCTCACAGCAACACATATGACCACAAGGCACAAATACAACTTGGGATTTATTTTCCATGCAAATAACACACTCACCATCATCATTCAAACTTTCATCCGAATCAAGAACCCCCAAATGAGTATCCTCATCAGCAGGGGGAGCACTTGCCCCTGCTACTGTTTGGGGCATATTgcagttttcatttttaaaatcggaatAAAGTTGTATGGCTTTTAGTATATTCTCACGATCTGTAGTCAATGATACACCACACTTCAGCAAATCTTCttggttaatatttaataaagacttattagaaaatatgaaTCGCACCAGAAATGGTAGACAATGAATTACACCCTCTTGTAATAGGTAGTTAGCCAAAACTGGATCCAATGTCTTACCAGCGCTGAGCAAAGATCTTGGGGCAGTATCCAATAGTTTCTGATAACTCCTCAGCCAAAAATCTGCTTTATAATCACTTTCATTTTCAGCCTCATTCAAAGTTTCCAGTAACTGTTTccttcttttatttctttggtCAAACAGATCATCTAGCAAATGAACTAGTTGTATTCTTTGATTAAGAAGTTCATTGTAGTTGTACATTAcatgcatttttttcttttcttgttCAATAACACTCAATTTTGCTAAATGGgatgaaataaaagatatttctTGATTCAGACTCCAACTCCTTGCATCTACTTGATCAAGCAAAGAAGATACCATTGCCTTTTGTACATCTTGATCTTCCAAAAGCTGCTGCACAAGGGCTTCCCTAGAGTGGTCCTTTGCACTTAACAACTCAGCTAATTTCCCATCAATCTCAGTCTCCTGATTTAAAAGACtttgtttaacattatttaaattatccttATAAAACATCTTATGTTTAATCATGGAATAGTTATCTTCTAAAAGATTTTccattgcttttaaaatatcacattttttgatattatcataattttgtcTAGTTATTTCCAATAATCGATCATGTTCCAACTGTTCATGAGCATGTTGCTGTTGAATGACTTCAGGTTTACATCTATCATATgccacaaaattatttattaaacattcaatgtctttttcttctttttgtaTTGTCTGAATGAGTTtctgtttttctatttctctATACTCTTGAACTCTTGCAATTTCTATGTCTAAACTAATCTGATCTTTTAGAAGATTTGACAAAACTTTTTCTCTTTGCTGTTGATTAGCTATTTGGATTTTCTTTTCACTGTTTTTCATAGCTTCTTCTTGTTCCTcccatgttattttttgttttgtaaaaggGTCAAGTATTTTGTTAGGGCCACCTACTGTTGAAACCTCTGTTTCTGGAGGTAATGGTGGGATATAGTCAACATTTGCTTCCTTACAAAGAAACTTCATTATCTCTTCTGTGCCTTTTATAGCTACTGTAGCAGGAGGCATAACATATTGATTGTAATCCAATTCAATTGATATCAAATTTGAGGCATGGCAAAGCTCTACACATATTTCTTtcaaatctttattttcagTAATGTTCAGTTTCCTTAATGACTTTAAATTGCCAAGACTAGGATTTAACACTTTGAGTTTATTCGCTGATAAATCTAATACTTTAAGTGCTactagaaatttaatttcatctgGTATTTGCTCAAATAGATTATTGTTTAGATGAAGTTCAGTAAGACTTGAAAGAAAACGAATGTTCTTTGGTAAATGAGTAAAACAGTTGTagcttatatttaaagttttgatCAAATACAAATCTGAAAGTTGACCTCCTTCATGTAAGGATTTCAGCcgattattttgtaaataaagataGTCTTTTCGAAATACTTtgcatattgaaaatattccaGAGGGCAGCTGTCGAAGACTACATCCTGATAAATCAAAATCAGGTTCAGGAGATTCCTTAGctatatacaattttctttCCAATATGGCCCTGGCATCTTGTGAATTATGTgcgcttttattaaataacattatcgtTCGGCTAACGCCCGAAGCAGCGCAACccatgtaattaaattaaattgaaaaattactcAAAATGTCACCTTTTCCTAAGCACCATTGCAACTTTACCTGGTCTATTTAGATCCCGGTTTTTCATATATCGTCTGATAATATTCCAGTCAATCACTTAAGGAGATTTCCCATTTTAATTTCCTGTTTTTGCAATGTAAAACGACATATTATTTAGTGGTTTACGTGCAGCTTGATAATTACAATATGACAATGACGTATAACATGACATTTGACAATGTCTATTGACAGTtgacatttgaatttttttataggaaTAAGTTTCTATTACCCACTGTGCGTTTCATTACTATACTcgtatttcttaattataatttttaaatatgccaAAAGTTATTAAATGGAATATTGGCCTAAAATCTAAAAGTAACACTGAAGCGACGGTGTAtaactttgtttgttattcACAGAAAAGTACAAAAGTTagtacaaaattttttaagtgaaatttGATGAAGGAGATAGTGATGCCACTAGACCACCTATATAGCTCTATCTTTCTTACACTGAAACTGAGCTACTTAAAGACGTCACAGTATGGTTACTGTGACGTCTCGATCGAATGTTTTATATGAGATGGTTCTCATATAAAACATTCGATGTTATATCTTACTACCTTAATTGTTTAAGAATAGAAATGAaacatgtttgtttattttattattatatttatatttcatacagacatttttaaaactaaaacttatataatagtaCCGTTAattgttaacaatattatctatcatctaaatatatttctttaacataAGGACGATATAGTTCTTGAAACTTTTTGTTAGAATTTAACCATTTTGTTGGCAATGGCAGCTGGGACTCtttggaattatttaatatatttaagtttggTATGGCTGGTATATCATCATATGGATTATAGCCATCATTATGGTGATTATgaccataatatttataattattatcatagttTTCGTTTTTATCGGTGTTATCATAATATGGACTTTTGTTGCGTGTAGACTGCAATGCATGAATGTTTCCTTGATCatgtttatatctattatcattatatttatttttcatgtgttGAAGCAAATCTTGATCCATATGAAAAGCATTTGCGTGTTCATTTTGCTTATTTGTGTATTCATTTGCCTGATTGTTATTAGAATGCTTAACTGTGTATGGTTGGTATTGATCgtgatattgtattaaatccGGCGAATTATAGTCATGTGCTATATGACCTGCACTCCGACCGTTATCTAATTTACGAGCGTCAGATGGGTTCATATTATTGCTTATGTCAGTAGTGAACTCATATACACCATCTTGGTATTCATTGTCATCTTTGTTTCCTGTGACAACAAGCATTGCACTAGGAATCCTTTCTTCATTGTGTGAATAGTGAGGCATagaatatatatcatttatttcctTAATAACTCCAAATCCATGAACAGACATTGGAGGCACACTTTCTTTCGTTTTACTAAAATCATTAAACTTATCAATGTTGGAAAAGTCATGCAAATTATATGTTTGTGCTGCAGGTAGCTTTATAGCTACGGCTTTACCTTGATGATATCCTATTCCACGTCCCTCGAAAGGTTTATTTTTGTCAGGTTTCTTTGCAGCTAGGGGTATTTTAGAGGAATCGCTATCTAAAAACCGATCGGAATCCGCATCACAGTACATTTTGTTTAGCTTTTGTGTGTCCTTCTGCGACAGGCCAATCCTCTGACCGATTTCAGCTCCCCTCTGAAAAATAATTCGTTTGTAATGTTGAATatacttttcaataaaattaaataattacttataagcTTTGCTCGCttctgtatgtatattttatagccacaaacaacaatgaagtagttagaataaaaaaaatagaaagctACGACTAtctacttaataattaaaaaatttaagaatatttcaataaaatatattgtcacCTGTTTTGGCACGAGTGTGTCTTTTCCATTGACAGAGAAAGCTTTTCGGCTATAATGCAGAACACTTTCGTAGTCGTAACCCACGCCAAAGTCGGACACCGCAAACGAGTTGTATTTGCGAAAATTGTGTCTTGTCGCTGGAACAGAATGTCAAGTTTTTGGTGGTATACAAcacatacaataacaattcCGACCTGATTGacacaatttaaacataatgtaaaaattaaataaacaaaattacgcTTAAAGAGAGCCAAAAAGATCAAATTAGATcaaaactgtaaaataaattattagatataatgtgaacaaataacaattttttatgtaatataagaattaatattCTAAGCATCTATTTTATCGGAATGAACTATCGCTGACACAATAGCCTTGATCCACCcgttataatattctatatccAACGAACGACccgttattttatatctaatagAATTAGAACCAATTATAAGAATACCAAGCGAAACGGTAACTGCTAGGTCACAGATTACTTAACAGTTACTATGactttttttagatttatctttatataggATATACTAATcaattatgtaggtactttGTATAATGTTTTCCCACAACACATCGATGAAGTCATCCCTATCGGGGCTGCTCTGCATGTGATAGAAGCCAAGGGTATGAAGGAGTTCGTGTACAACAGTTCCGTGTCGAAAACATCCACGTCCAGCTGGATGCCGACCAGACAAGTTTAGAACCTGGTAGCCCCCTTGATAGCCGACTTGAGAGAAGCAGCCGCGTCTACTGCCCtgtgatatataaattaaataaaaatttattgtaactaTTGCTTAGAAAACtccaataaaatttcattgttatgaCTGACCTGAATAACAACAGCATCACGATCGCCTTTCTTGTAAGGAGTAAACTTTACACACGACGCTTGAGCTAAATCAGCAATACCGTCTTCTATAGCCTGTACCTGATCTagatctaaaaaaaaataacccaGGCAGGCAttagtattatatgtatgtgtaaataaagaatgacgagtcttattttaatttagcgatttatttactaaatagttaaaaattatctacGACATTTTTTCTGGGATTTACAAATAGCAAACGTATTTATTATCacgtgtataattttaaaaaggcaCAATCGACGACCCTATTTACTTACTAAAATGTTCtcgttgaataaaataaataacttcattATTAGGCCACCGTTTGGTGCTATCCGCTAGACCATTCCGAGCGAGACCCTCTACAACGTTAGTGACAATCATGCGCCGTTGTCGATCATTTAAGATAAGATCTCCTTCAAATTTCCCGCTTTCTTCCCATGCATTATCCGACGCTGGTTCGTCTTCATCGAAGTCTGCTTCAGGGTTAcctttaaatatcaattattatcagTGAAATTTTCTTTTGCAAGAGACTCAAAGTTTATTAGCTTTTTCGATAATACCAAGTTTTTATggtgtttaataattaatcatatgccaaagtaagtataatttatataa is a genomic window containing:
- the LOC119830290 gene encoding E3 ubiquitin-protein ligase LRSAM1-like, with translation MGCAASGVSRTIMLFNKSAHNSQDARAILERKLYIAKESPEPDFDLSGCSLRQLPSGIFSICKVFRKDYLYLQNNRLKSLHEGGQLSDLYLIKTLNISYNCFTHLPKNIRFLSSLTELHLNNNLFEQIPDEIKFLVALKVLDLSANKLKVLNPSLGNLKSLRKLNITENKDLKEICVELCHASNLISIELDYNQYVMPPATVAIKGTEEIMKFLCKEANVDYIPPLPPETEVSTVGGPNKILDPFTKQKITWEEQEEAMKNSEKKIQIANQQQREKVLSNLLKDQISLDIEIARVQEYREIEKQKLIQTIQKEEKDIECLINNFVAYDRCKPEVIQQQHAHEQLEHDRLLEITRQNYDNIKKCDILKAMENLLEDNYSMIKHKMFYKDNLNNVKQSLLNQETEIDGKLAELLSAKDHSREALVQQLLEDQDVQKAMVSSLLDQVDARSWSLNQEISFISSHLAKLSVIEQEKKKMHVMYNYNELLNQRIQLVHLLDDLFDQRNKRRKQLLETLNEAENESDYKADFWLRSYQKLLDTAPRSLLSAGKTLDPVLANYLLQEGVIHCLPFLVRFIFSNKSLLNINQEDLLKCGVSLTTDRENILKAIQLYSDFKNENCNMPQTVAGASAPPADEDTHLGVLDSDESLNDDGECVICMENKSQVVFVPCGHMCCCEICSHKDISTCPMCRTHIERIIKVVVS
- the LOC119830447 gene encoding uncharacterized protein LOC119830447 — its product is MKWINCVVLLCVFVIKCESMSDSEIEDFENFLKETSQLDQNLKSNPEADFDEDEPASDNAWEESGKFEGDLILNDRQRRMIVTNVVEGLARNGLADSTKRWPNNEVIYFIQREHFNLDQVQAIEDGIADLAQASCVKFTPYKKGDRDAVVIQGSRRGCFSQVGYQGGYQVLNLSGRHPAGRGCFRHGTVVHELLHTLGFYHMQSSPDRDDFIDVLWENIIQTTRHNFRKYNSFAVSDFGVGYDYESVLHYSRKAFSVNGKDTLVPKQRGAEIGQRIGLSQKDTQKLNKMYCDADSDRFLDSDSSKIPLAAKKPDKNKPFEGRGIGYHQGKAVAIKLPAAQTYNLHDFSNIDKFNDFSKTKESVPPMSVHGFGVIKEINDIYSMPHYSHNEERIPSAMLVVTGNKDDNEYQDGVYEFTTDISNNMNPSDARKLDNGRSAGHIAHDYNSPDLIQYHDQYQPYTVKHSNNNQANEYTNKQNEHANAFHMDQDLLQHMKNKYNDNRYKHDQGNIHALQSTRNKSPYYDNTDKNENYDNNYKYYGHNHHNDGYNPYDDIPAIPNLNILNNSKESQLPLPTKWLNSNKKFQELYRPYVKEIYLDDR